The following DNA comes from Triticum aestivum cultivar Chinese Spring chromosome 3D, IWGSC CS RefSeq v2.1, whole genome shotgun sequence.
TAATATTTCGAAGAGTGAAATATCATACTCTAGATCTAGGTTATGCATGCCAAGTTAATATTATTCGTGGCAGGATGTGGATATCTTGTGGCTGCGCAACCCGTTCCGGCACATCAGCCTCTACGCCGACATGGCCATCTCGACGGATGGGTTCAAAGGTGACGCTGAGGCCCTGACAAATGAGGGAAACACTGGCTTCTACTATGTTAGGTCGACGAAGAGGACGGTGGAGATGCTGAAGCGTTGGCGGGCAGCGAGGTCGCAGTTCCCCTCCGCCCACGACCAAGGAGTGCTCAACGAGATCAAGGCCGATCTCGCGGATGGTGAGCTGCAGATCAAGTTCGTGTTCCTTGAGACGACACTCTTTGACGGCTTCTGCCAGTTCCACGGAGAGATGAACAAGGTGTGTACTATGCACGCCATGTGCTGCATCGGGCTTGAGAACAAGGTGCACGACCTTAGGAACCTGGCTGCTGACTGGAACAACTACACGAGCTTGGCGCCGATGGAGAAGAGGAGCGGCAAGCATAGGTGGACGCCCCCCAACCGGTGCAAGGCATCGATGAGACAGCACTGATTATGTCCAGCCATATGGGGTGCATGCACACTTGTACTGATAGGTGAATAATATTATTTCCCCTCCCCTTCTTTTATTTTGGAGTACAGGAATGCTTCCACAGACGTGACCCACCTGTCCACACCACATTAACCTCCCATCCTGGCTTTTAGTGTTGGGTCCCTTCCATAATCCAATCAGAAAATGCCACCTCCATCGGTGATTGCAGTCCATAAAAAAGATCGCAACTCTAGTAAAGCCCATAACTAAATGGTCAACTGAGGCTCTCTTCACTTTTGAGTTCTTGCGTTCGTACAAG
Coding sequences within:
- the LOC123076462 gene encoding uncharacterized protein At4g15970-like, with amino-acid sequence MQEEKFTGLAELLTKVATDDGTVIITSVNEAWARPGSLLDLFLAGFRNGEGIAHLLNHILIVAVDPDALAHCELVHPHCYLYEVTSANVSSANRFMSKSYLELVWAKLGIPERVLQLGYNYLFTDVDILWLRNPFRHISLYADMAISTDGFKGDAEALTNEGNTGFYYVRSTKRTVEMLKRWRAARSQFPSAHDQGVLNEIKADLADGELQIKFVFLETTLFDGFCQFHGEMNKVCTMHAMCCIGLENKVHDLRNLAADWNNYTSLAPMEKRSGKHRWTPPNRCKASMRQH